A single region of the Triticum dicoccoides isolate Atlit2015 ecotype Zavitan chromosome 2B, WEW_v2.0, whole genome shotgun sequence genome encodes:
- the LOC119368611 gene encoding protein IRON-RELATED TRANSCRIPTION FACTOR 2-like, translating to MDHQLYGDPSANSFSPLEAQIFSGQLPPWQNIDVDLDLDLDVLEDDIIRELSGRPANPASSGSGSGGPGSHKKLSHNAYERDRRKQLNELYLSLRSLLPDADHTKKLSIPTTVCRALKYIPELQKQVENLEKKKEKLASANCKPGVLSASCSIAPTVSATCLNDKEIMVQISLLRDTDASTALPLSKCINVLENEGLELVSSSTSCTFGNKMFYNLHLQRSQGALNMECPSFCDKLEQAIRKTAGLYLQH from the exons ATGGATCACCAGCTGTATGGGGACCCGTCCGCGAACAGCTTCTCTCCGCTGGAGGCGCAGATCTTCTCCGGCCAGCTGCCGCCGTGGCAGAATATCGACGTCGACCTGGACCTGGACCTCGACGTTCTCGAGGACGACATCATCCGCGAGCTCTCCGGGAGGCCGGCAAACCCGGCATCGTCAGGCTCCGGCTCTGGCGGCCCCGGCTCCCATAAGAAGCTCAGTCACAACGCGTACGAGCGCGACCGCCGGAAGCAGCTCAACGAGCTCTACCTCTCTCTCCGTTCTCTCCTCCCGGACGCCGACCACACT AAGAAACTGAGCATTCCGACGACGGTGTGTCGAGCGCTCAAGTACATCCCCGAGCTGCAGAAACAGGTGGAGAATctggagaagaagaaagagaaacttgctagtgccaaCTGCAAACCAGGGGTACTGAGCGCGAGCTGCAGTATAGCTCCAACTGTGTCCGCTACTTGCCTCAACGACAAGGAAATCATGGTTCAGATTAGCTTGCTGAGAGATACGGATGCTTCTACAGCTCTACCTCTTTCCAAGTGTATAAATGTACTGGAGAACGAAGGACTTGAGCTCGTCAGTTCATCGACTTCCTGCACCTTTGGGAACAAAATGTTCTATAATCTCCATCTTCAG AGAAGTCAAGGAGCACTAAACATGGAGTGCCCATCGTTTTGTGACAAATTGGAACAAGCCATCAGGAAAACAGCGGGACTATATCTGCAGCACTAG